The Flavobacterium sp. 140616W15 sequence AGATAATACTTTTTATGCAGACAAATATGCGGCAAAAGCGTTACTAGCTAGAGTCTATCTACAACAAAGTAACTATGCTGGTGCCAGAGACGCTGCAAATGATGTAATTGAAAATAGTGGCCATCGTTTATCTACAAATTATGCTGCTGCTTTTAATCATGACACAGATCAGACAGAAGATGTCTTTGCTATTCAAATTACAAAACAGACAGGCTTAAACGATTTAAATACTTTTTATGCTTCTCAGAATAATGGCGGACGTGGAGGTGATTTCTCTATTAGAGATCATTATTTAGAAAAATTTACAGACCCTAATGATGAAAGGAGCACTTTTAATTATTTTGATGAAGCAAGCGAAACAGTGCTAACATCAAAATTCACTGATCAATTTGCAAATGTTACTACTATTCGTTTAGCTGAAATGTATTTAATAAGAGCTGAAGCCAACTTTCAAGAAGCTACAAATGTTGGTAATACTCCTCTTGATGATATAAATTTTATCAGAGCAAGAGCGAATGCAGGTGATTTACCTTCGGTAACTATAGATGATATTTTACTCGAAAGAGAACTAGAACTAGGAATGGAAGGATTCTTAATTCATGATATCAGAAGAACAAAACGTTCTATCGATATAAGCGAAAGTGGAGATGGATCAGATTTAATCCTTTATAACGCTGCTAATTTAGTGTTCCCAATTCCACTAAAAGAAATGGATACTAATAAAAAAATTACTCAGAATCCAGGATATAATTTCTAAGTAAAACCACTATAAACCTAAAAAACCATTCGTTAAACGAATGGTTTTTTTATATCAATTTTGTAAATTATAGATTTAGTTTCTAAAATCATTCAATGATTTCTCGATAATTTCCAGACACTCTTTAATTTGAGATTCTGTCATTACTAATGGTGGTGCTAGTCTAATTTTATTTCCATGAGTCGGTTTTGCTAATAATCCATTATCTCTAAATTTAAGACAAATATCCCAAGCCAAGTCAGAATCCTCACCACAATTTATTACAATTGCATTCAATAATCCTTTACCACGAACTAGTGTGATTAAATTATTTCTTTCAGCAATTTCGTTTAGACCTTTTCTTAAAATAATTCCCAAACGCTCTGCATTTTCAGCTAGGTTTTCATCTTTAATTACTTCAAGTGCTGCAATTGCAACTGCAGCAGCAACAGGATTTCCTCCAAAAGTAGATCCGTGTTGTCCAGGTTTAATAACATTCATAATTTCGTCATTACACAAAACAGCAGAAACTGGATAAACTCCACCAGAAATTGCTTTACCTAAAATTAAAATATCTGGTTGTACATTTTCATGATGAACCGCCAATAATTTTCCTGTACGTGCAATTCCAGTCTGAACTTCATCTGCAATAAATAATACATTATGTGCTGCACACAATTCTTTTGCTTTTGCTAAATACCCTTCAGAAGGAACATAAACTCCTGCTTCACCTTGAATTGGTTCAACCAAAAATCCAGCAATATTTGTTGATGATTCTAAAGCTTTTTTAAGAGCTTCAAGATTGTCATATTCTATTTTTATAAATCCATCTGTAAATGGTCCGAAGTTTTTACGAGCAGTTTCATCATTAGAGAATGAAATGATTGTAGTTGTTCTTCCATGAAAATTATTCTCACAAACAATAATTTGTGCTTGATTTTCAGGAATACCTTTCACTTCATAAGCCCATTTTCT is a genomic window containing:
- a CDS encoding RagB/SusD family nutrient uptake outer membrane protein produces the protein MKSYKLILFMLFAILLTSCENELDLDPKQTEDADQTLNTEEGITQILTGAYALAANGNAYGGRILLYADLLGVSASDETTDLEWTGTFGELEQMYYKSMLADNVIIQGTYSRCYEIINATNTVIDNIDKVKDPNKRAVMIGEANFLRSLAYFDLVRFFAKPYEKGQTNSQLGVVIREKAIYDFNVDLSKERSTVEEVYKVIIDGLNLAYTNLPADNTFYADKYAAKALLARVYLQQSNYAGARDAANDVIENSGHRLSTNYAAAFNHDTDQTEDVFAIQITKQTGLNDLNTFYASQNNGGRGGDFSIRDHYLEKFTDPNDERSTFNYFDEASETVLTSKFTDQFANVTTIRLAEMYLIRAEANFQEATNVGNTPLDDINFIRARANAGDLPSVTIDDILLERELELGMEGFLIHDIRRTKRSIDISESGDGSDLILYNAANLVFPIPLKEMDTNKKITQNPGYNF
- the rocD gene encoding ornithine--oxo-acid transaminase, with protein sequence MQTKQDLSSKSEILIEKENKYGAHNYHPLPVVIERGEGVYVWDVDGKKYYDFLSAYSAVNQGHCHPKIVKAMVDQAQKLTLTSRAFYNDQLGPYEEYVTKYFGFDKVLPMNTGAEAVETALKVCRKWAYEVKGIPENQAQIIVCENNFHGRTTTIISFSNDETARKNFGPFTDGFIKIEYDNLEALKKALESSTNIAGFLVEPIQGEAGVYVPSEGYLAKAKELCAAHNVLFIADEVQTGIARTGKLLAVHHENVQPDILILGKAISGGVYPVSAVLCNDEIMNVIKPGQHGSTFGGNPVAAAVAIAALEVIKDENLAENAERLGIILRKGLNEIAERNNLITLVRGKGLLNAIVINCGEDSDLAWDICLKFRDNGLLAKPTHGNKIRLAPPLVMTESQIKECLEIIEKSLNDFRN